TGTTCGACCTTTCGCTCTAGTTTCTGATCATTGAGTGTAATATAAATTTCCATGGAACCGGTTCCGACACGGAGCGATAAAATATGACCGCCATACGCATTGAATTTTTCATCCGTTGCCACGCCGTGAATATGGATCGAAGGGCCTTTTCCGTTCCATGCGACAGAACCTGTCAGGCTTCCCATTTCTACCTTATTAAAAGTTTTCGGATTAAATTTTTTGGTATTAAAATCATAGAATCCGAAAGTCACATCGTTTGCAAACCCGATCCCGGTAAAACTTGCAGAAGGGATATTTTCAGTTTTTGCCAGGTTTTCAATATTTGCCAGTACATCATCGCCCTGCCGAAGCACCATCAGATACCCTGTCGGCGTTTTTATGTAACGGCATTTTTCTTTTTCCTGTGCGGGAAAGATGTTTAAAAGAAAAAAGGTGAATAATAAAGCCGAAAGTAATTTCATGAGTTCATCATTTAAAGTAAGGAATGAAAAATCTGCACCAATATATGAAATTAGTTTTTCAGTTTCGCTTATTTTATGATTCGGGGTTTAAATCAGGTTAGCGATGCAGATCTGTGGTTTTTCCTGTAATCTTTCATCATTCAGATTTCTGAAGACAAATACTCCGGTCCTGTGTTCTTCTTTGGTTTTACAATGGCGGTAAGGTAAATTTTCACCAGTTAAATAT
The sequence above is a segment of the Chryseobacterium sp. JJR-5R genome. Coding sequences within it:
- a CDS encoding PPC domain-containing DNA-binding protein, with product MKLLSALLFTFFLLNIFPAQEKEKCRYIKTPTGYLMVLRQGDDVLANIENLAKTENIPSASFTGIGFANDVTFGFYDFNTKKFNPKTFNKVEMGSLTGSVAWNGKGPSIHIHGVATDEKFNAYGGHILSLRVGTGSMEIYITLNDQKLERKVEQPLNANVLQLNCRQ